CGAGCCGAAGCGCAAGCCCGCCAAGCTCGAAGACGACATGCAGGACGGCATGCCGCTCGTCGGCCGCTCGGCGGCGATGCAGGAAATCTACCGCGTGCTCGCCCGCCTGATGCAGACGGACCTGACGCTGATGATCACCGGCGAATCCGGCACCGGCAAGGAACTCGTCGCCCGCGCGCTGCATGATTACGGCAAGCGCCGCAACGGCCCGTTCGTCGCGATCAACATGGCCGCGATCCCGCGCGACCTGATCGAATCCGAACTCTTCGGCCATGAGAAGGGCGCCTTTACCGGCGCGCAGACCCGCTCGACCGGCCGCTTCGAGCAGGCCGAAGGCGGCACGCTCTTCCTCGACGAGATCGGCGACATGCCGATGGACGCCCAGACACGGCTCTTACGCGTCCTGCAGCAGGGCGAATATACCACCGTCGGCGGCCGCACGCCGATCCGCACCGATGTGCGCATCGTTGCCGCCACCAACAAGGACCTCAAGCAGGCGATCAACCAGGGCCTCTTCCGCGAGGACCTCTATTACCGCCTCAATGTCGTGCCGCTGCGCCTGCCGCCGCTGCGCGACCGCGCCGAAGACATTCCCGATCTGGTGCGCCATTTCATCCAGCAGGCGGAAAAGGAAGGTCTTGGCTCCAAGCGCTTCGATCAGGAGGCGCTCGAACTGATGAAGGCCTATGCCTGGCCCGGCAACGTCCGCGAGCTGGAAAATCTCATCCGCCGCCTGATGGCGCTTTACCCGCAGGATGTGATCACCCGCGAAATCATCGACGCGGAACTGCGTTCCGACGTGCCCGACAGCCCGATCGACAAGGGGCCGATGCGCAGCGGCTCGATGACGATCGCGCAAGCCGTCGAGGAGAACATGCGCAGCTATTTCGCAGGCTTCGGGGACAATCTGCCGCCGCCCGGCCTCTATGATCGCGTGCTGACCGAAATGGAATATCCGCTGATCCTCGCCGCTCTGACGGCGACACGCGGCAACCAGATCAAGGCCGCCGATCTTCTCGGTCTCAACCGCAACACCTTGCGCAAGAAGATCAGGGAACTTGGCGTCTCGGTCTACAGGAGTTCCCGCACCGCCTGAGCCTGCTCCGGGGCGCAATTGAAAGAAGGCGGCGGGCCCTCATGTTGCCCACCGCCCACCCCTCCCGGCGTCCGCCGCCACGGTCGGGAGGAGAGGTGAGCCTATCTGAGCCAGGCCACGGTTTATATCCAAGCAGACAAACAAAGATGCGGTGTCATTCGACAGTCACATAAGCATTTGTGAAGATTGTTTTGCCGACAGGCAAATGTCATTGAAGTTGCTGCGATCATCGTCGCCGTGCCTGTGGATAAGCTGTGGATATCCGGTGGATGACAGGATCAATCAGCGGTCGATAATGTCGCAGATTCCAATCGCATGTTGCCTATCCGTTCCGAATCTAGTCATTCTGCCGTTGCTGCTGTCGACCTCCGCCGCAAACGTCGTCGATCGCATGCCACGGGGCGCTCCGACTGATGTCGTGGAGCGCCCTTTTTCTTTACGGTCGGGGGCTGACAGGAACTGCGACATCGTGTTTTGGTCAACTTGACGCGTTGAGCCTCGCATATCGTTACGCATGCCATAGATTACGCCAATCGGTGGTCGATCAATCGGGCGACGCCGACCCCGGTGACAGGCCGGCACATATTCATAATTTGCGGGAGTTGCATGATGGAATATCGACGTTTGGGAAAGTCGGGCCTGCAGGTGAGCGAGTTCTCCTTCGGTTCCTGGGTGACGTTCGGCAAGCAGGTCAGTGGAGGCGACGCCGTCGACCTCATGAGGCTTGCCTATGACAACGGGGTGAACTTCTTCGACAATGCCGAAGGATACGAGAGCGGCAAGTCCGAGATCGTGATGGGCGAGGCGCTCAGCAGGCTCGGCTGGAGCCGCGACAGCTTCATCGTCTCCAGCAAGGTCTTCTGGGGAGGCCAGAAGCCGACGCAGCGCGGCCTGTCGCGCAAGCATGTGACCGACGCCTGTCATGCAGCGCTCAAGCGGCTTCAGGTCGACTACCTCGACCTTTACTTCTGCCACCGCCCGGATATCGACACGCCGATCGAGGAAACGGTTCGGGCGATGCACGATCTCGTCGCCCAGGGCAAGGTGCTCTACTGGGGAACGTCGGAATGGTCCGCCCAGCAATTGACGGAAGCCTACGCCGTTGCCCGGGACTTGCGCATCACGCCGCCGACCATGGAGCAGCCGCAGTACAACATCTTCGAACGCCAGAAGGTCGAGTCCGACTATCTGCCGCTCTACGACCTGATCGGCCTTGGCACCACGATCTGGTCGCCGCTCGCCTCGGGCGTCCTGACCGGCAAGTACAATAATGGTGTGCCGGCCGACAGCCGTATGAACCTGCCGGGCTACGAATGGCTGAAGGAAAAGTGGTCCAGTGATGCCGGCCTTGCCCAGCTCAAACAAGTTGGCGAGCTCGCAAAGCTCGCCGACGAGATCGGCATGTCGATCACGCATCTCGCCCTTTTGTGGTGCCTCGCCAACCGGAACGTCTCGACGGTCATTCTTGGAGCCTCGCGCGCCAGCCAGCTGCAGGACAATCTCGCGGCCCTCTCACACCGAGACAAGATGACGTCTGACGTGTTGGAGCGGATCGACACGATCGTCGGAAACAAACCCGAAGGACCGCGTCGCTTCTAGAGGAAACAGACCTCCCCCGACGGATCAGATTAAGGCCCGTCGAGGGAAGCGCGGCTTGACAATGTGACGAGACGCGTTGCATTTTCGCCACAATGCGTTGCTTAAAGGTCACGCACGGGTTTTGGACATTCGCTCCCGATCGAGTCGTTGCAACGCTGGCTTCTTTAAGCCGGCGTTTCCTTGGTTTCGATCGGATGGCGAGGGCGGCAGGTGCCGTCCGAAGAGAGGCCGAATGACGCAGGATGGGGTATCGCCGGCGGCGGCGGGCGAGACGGTGACGACGGTGACCGATCGCCGCGCGCTTTTTGCCGTGCCCGGCCTCGTGCTCGCCGGCGGCGCGCTTCTCTGCGCCACGGCCACGCTTTTCGTGCTGCTCGGACTGACGCCGATCGCGCCGACGTCGCATGTCGTCATCACCTCGGTGATCGTCAATTCCTTCTTTGTCCTGACGCTGCTCGCCCTGATCGCTCGCGAGGTGGCAAGGCTGCTGAAGGCGCGCACCCGCGGCCGCGCCGCAGCCCGCCTGCATATCCGCATCGTCGTGCTCTTTTCGATCGTCGCGATCACGCCGGCGATCCTCGTCGCCATCTTCGCCAGTATCACGCTGAATGCCGGTCTTGACCGCTGGTTTGCCCTGCGCACCCAGTCGATCGTCAGCTCGTCGCGCAATATCGGCCAAGCCTACATGATGGAGAATGCCAGCTATCTGCAGGGGCAGACTGTCTCCATGGCCAACGACCTCGAGCGCAACCGCGCGCTCTACAGCCTCGACAGGACGGGCTTTGCCGACCTGATGACCCGCCAGGCGAGGGGCCGCGGCCTGCTCGGCGCCTTCCTGGTCGAGCGCGACGGCTCGGTGATCGTCCAGGCCGATATCGCCACCGAAAAGCCGCTGCCGGCCATTCCGCAGGACGCGCTGGAAAAGGCGGCGGCCGGCCAGCCGACGCTGATCCCGCCCGGCGTTACCAATCTCGTCGGCGCCATCATCAAACTCGATGCCATCCAGGGCACTTTTCTCTATACGGTGCGCGCCGTCGATCCCAAGGTCATGGGCGCCATGCGCATGATGGAGGAGAACGCCACCGAATACCGCTCGATGGAGGCCAACCGCTTCTCGCTGCAGGTCGCCTTTGCCGTGCTCTATATCGGCTTCGCGCTGATCGTGCTCCTGGCGGCGATCTGGACTGCGATCGCCGTCGCCGACCGTATCGTCCGGCCGATCCGGCTGCTGATCACGGCGGCCGACAGCGTTGCATCGGGCAATATGGATATCGTCGTGCCGGTGCATGCCGTCGATGGCGACGTCGCCAACCTCTCGCGCACATTCAACAAGATGATTTCGGAAATCCGCACCCAGCGCGACGAGATCCTGGAAGCCAAGGACGAGGTCGACGATCGCCGCCGCTTCATCGAGGCGGTGCTGTCGGGCGTCACCGCCGCCGTCATCGGCGTCGAGCAGGACCGCCGCATCGCCATCGTCAACAGTTCGGCCGAGACGCTGATGTCGCTGTCGGCCGACGAAATGCTCGGAAAGCAGCTGGTTGACATCGCGCCGGAGGTCGATCACGTGTTGACCGAGGCGGCGGTGCGTTATCGCGGCGATTTCCGCAAGCAGATCGCCCTTGTGCGCGGCGGCACGGTGAGGACGCTGAGCGTTCAGGTCACCCGCGAGGAAGTGCGCGACATGAGCGAATCCTACGTGATCACGCTCGACGACATCACCGATCTCGTCATCGCCCAGCGCTCGACCGCCTGGGGCGACGTGGCCAGGCGCATCGCCCATGAGATCAAGAACCCGCTGACGCCGATCCAGCTGTCCGCCGAGCGCATCCAGCGCCGCTACGGCAAGCAGATCGACCCGGATGACCGGACCGTCTTCGACCAGTGCACGGATACGATCATCCGCCAGGTCGGCGATATCGGCCGCATGGTCGACGAATTCTCAGCCTTTGCCCGCATGCCGAAGCCGACCAAGGAGCCGAGCGACCTGCGCAATATCCTGCGCGACGCGATCTTCCTGCGCGAGATGGGTAACCATCACGTCACCTTCGAGCAGGATTTCGGCGACCAGCCGCTGGAGGGCTTGTTCGATAGCCGCATGCTCGGCCAGGCTTTCGGAAATCTCATCAAGAATGCCGTCGAATCGATCGAGGCCGTTCCGAGCGACGAACGGGACGAACGCAAGGTTCTCGTCCGCGCAGCCCTCGATACCGGCCGCGACCGCTTCACCGTCGACGTCATCGACAATGGCCGCGGCCTGCCGGTGGAGAACCGCCACAGCATTCTGGAGCCCTATATGACGATGCGCGAGAAGGGCACCGGCCTCGGCCTCGCCATCGTCAAGAAGATCATCGAGGAACATGGCGGGCAGCTCGAGCTGCATGATGCGCCCGCCGATTTTGACCGGGGAAGAGGGGCCATGATCCGCGTGCATCTGCCACGCCTGGATCCGACGCCTGCTGCCCCCGCAGCCAATGACAAGGAAAGCGTTTATGGCCTCTGATATTCTCGTCGTCGACGATGAGCACGATATTCGCGAGATCGTTTCCGGCATTCTCTCGGATGAAGGGCACGAGACGCGCACGGCCCACGACAGCGACAGCGCACTGGCGGCGATTTCCGATCGCGTGCCGCGGCTGATCTTCCTCGATATCTGGATGCAGGGCAGCAAGCTCGATGGTCTGTCGCTGCTCGACGAGATCAGGACCCGCCATCCCGAACTGCCCGTCGTCATGATATCAGGCCATGGCAACATCGAGACCGCCGTCTCGGCGATCAAGCGCGGCGCCTTCGATTTCATCGAGAAGCCCTTCAAAGCCGACCGGCTGATCCTGATCGCCGAACGTGCGCTGGAGAATTCCAAGCTGAAGCGCGAGGTCTCGGATCTGAAGCGCCGCACCGGCGATGCGCTGGAGCTGATCGGCACCTCGGTCGCCGTTTCACAGCTGCGCCAGACGATCGAGAAGGTTGCACCGACCAACAGCCGCATCATGATCCTCGGCGCCTCCGGCTCCGGCAAGGAGCTGGTGGCGCGGATGATCCACAAGAAGTCGTCCCGCGCCAACGGCCCCTTCGTTGCGATCAACGCCGCCAACATCACGCCCGAACGCATGGAAGTGGCGCTGTTCGGCACCGAGGGCACGCCCGGCCAGGCGCGCAAGATCGGCGCGCTCGAGGAAGCCCATCGCGGCATCCTCTATCTCGACGAAGTCGGCGAAATGCCGCGCGAGACGCAGAACAAGATCCTGCGCGTCCTGGTCGACCAGCAGTTCGAGCGGGTCGGCGGCTCCAAGCGTGTCAAGGTCGATGTCCGCATCATCTCCTCGACCGCCTATAATCTTGAGAGCCGCATCGCCGAGGGCTGGTTCCGCGAGGATCTCTACCATCGCCTCGCCGTCGTTCCGGTGCGTGTGCCGGCGCTGGCCGAACGGCGCGAGGACATTCCCTTCCTCGTCGATCAGCTGATGCGCCAGATATCGGAGCAGGCCGGCATCCGTCCGCGCCGCATCGGCGACGACGCCATGGCGGTGCTGCAGGCGCATGACTGGCCCGGCAATATCCGCCAGCTGCGCAACAATATCGAGCGGCTGATGATCCTTGCCCGCACCGACGGCCCGGATGCGCCGATCACCGCCGACATGCTGCCGACCGATCTCGGCGATATGCTGCCGAAGGTGTCCGCCAAGAACGACTATCACATCATGACGCTGCCGCTGCGCGAAGCCCGCGAGATGTTCGAGAAGGATTATCTGATCGCCCAGATCAACCGCTTCGGCGGCAATATCTCGCGCACCGCGGAATTCGTCGGCATGGAGCGTTCGGCGTTGCACCGCAAGCTGAAGTCGCTCGGCGTCTGATTGTATCCGGCGCGGCCGACGCCGCGCCGCGTCCCATATTGCTTCCCGGAAGACCAGGTTTCCCATGCCGAGAATTGCCTATGTGAATGGCCGTTACGTCAAGCATTCCGATGCCAGCGTGCATATCGAGGATCGCGGCTATCAGTTTGCCGATGGCGTTTACGAGGTCTGCGAAGTGCGCCATGGTTATATCGTCGATCTCACGCGCCATCTGAACCGTCTCGACCGTTCGCTCGGTGAGTTGCGCATCGCCCGGCCGATGGGCCGGGCGGCGCTGACGCAGGTCATTCGCGAGACGCTGCGCCGCAACCATGTCCGCAACGGGCTTTTCTACATGCAGGTGACGCGCGGCGTCGCCCGCCGCGATCATGTCTTTCCGGCCGAGGGAACGCCGCCCTCGCTTGTCATCACCGCCAAGAGCACCGATGCCAGGATCATCGCCGCCAAGAACGCCAACGGCATCAAGGCGATCACCCTTGTCGACAATCGCTGGGACCGCGTCGACATCAAGTCCGTCGGCTTGCTGCCGAATGCCATGGCTCGCCAGCAGGCCAAGGAGGCGGGCGCCCAGGAAGCGATCTATGTCGACGGCGACGGCATGGTGAAGGAAGGGGCGGCGACCAATGTCTGGATCGTCGATCCTGATGGAACGCTGGTGACGCGCCCGGCCGAACACGGCATTCTGCGCGGCATTACCCGCACCACTCTGATGGATGTCGCAGCCAAGTTGGAGTTGAAAATCGCCGAGCGGAGCTTCTCCGTTTCGGAGATGCTCGCAGCCCGCGAGGTCTTCCTCACTGCAGCCACAAGCATTTGTTTTCCGGTCGTTTCCGTCGATGGCCAGGTCATTGCCAACGGCCATCCGGGCAGCGTTTCGCAGAAAGTCCGCGAGGCCTTTTTCGACGTTGCGGAAAAGATTGCGATTTGATACCAAGATTTGCTGGACAGGTGGAACGAGGATGCCGCCGGTCTTCGCATGGTGAGGTTGATTGATATTCTACCGGCCAGATCAGGTCGGCAATAAAGAAAGAAGCGGCGCGATGGCGGAACGTTCTCAGAATCTTCAGGACTTATTTCTCAATACTGTTCGCAAGCAAAAGATTTCCCTGACAATCTTTCTGATCAACGGCGTGAAACTCACGGGCGTTGTTACGTCTTTTGACAATTTCTGTGTTCTTCTTCGCCGTGACGGCCATTCGCAGCTCGTGTATAAGCATGCGATCTCGACGATCATGCCGGGCCAGCCCATGCAGATGTTTGAGAGCGAAGAAGCAGCGTCCTAACAGGATCAGCCGTCATTTCGACACGCGATACCAAGAACGATTCGATCATCCCTGAGGCCGCCAAGCACAGGGACGACATGCGCGCGACCGTCGTCGTGCCGGTTCTGAAATCGCGCAGTCGCGGCGGCCAGAGCGAATCGGCATCGACCCGCACGCCGGAAAGCCGG
This Rhizobium brockwellii DNA region includes the following protein-coding sequences:
- the ntrC gene encoding nitrogen regulation protein NR(I), which gives rise to MTATILVADDDAAIRTVLNQALSRAGYDVRITSNAATLWRWISAGEGDLVVTDVVMPDENAFDLLPRIKKARPDLPVLVMSAQNTFMTAIKASEKGAYDYLPKPFDLTELIGIIGRALAEPKRKPAKLEDDMQDGMPLVGRSAAMQEIYRVLARLMQTDLTLMITGESGTGKELVARALHDYGKRRNGPFVAINMAAIPRDLIESELFGHEKGAFTGAQTRSTGRFEQAEGGTLFLDEIGDMPMDAQTRLLRVLQQGEYTTVGGRTPIRTDVRIVAATNKDLKQAINQGLFREDLYYRLNVVPLRLPPLRDRAEDIPDLVRHFIQQAEKEGLGSKRFDQEALELMKAYAWPGNVRELENLIRRLMALYPQDVITREIIDAELRSDVPDSPIDKGPMRSGSMTIAQAVEENMRSYFAGFGDNLPPPGLYDRVLTEMEYPLILAALTATRGNQIKAADLLGLNRNTLRKKIRELGVSVYRSSRTA
- a CDS encoding potassium channel beta subunit family protein codes for the protein MEYRRLGKSGLQVSEFSFGSWVTFGKQVSGGDAVDLMRLAYDNGVNFFDNAEGYESGKSEIVMGEALSRLGWSRDSFIVSSKVFWGGQKPTQRGLSRKHVTDACHAALKRLQVDYLDLYFCHRPDIDTPIEETVRAMHDLVAQGKVLYWGTSEWSAQQLTEAYAVARDLRITPPTMEQPQYNIFERQKVESDYLPLYDLIGLGTTIWSPLASGVLTGKYNNGVPADSRMNLPGYEWLKEKWSSDAGLAQLKQVGELAKLADEIGMSITHLALLWCLANRNVSTVILGASRASQLQDNLAALSHRDKMTSDVLERIDTIVGNKPEGPRRF
- a CDS encoding sensor histidine kinase NtrY-like, which gives rise to MTQDGVSPAAAGETVTTVTDRRALFAVPGLVLAGGALLCATATLFVLLGLTPIAPTSHVVITSVIVNSFFVLTLLALIAREVARLLKARTRGRAAARLHIRIVVLFSIVAITPAILVAIFASITLNAGLDRWFALRTQSIVSSSRNIGQAYMMENASYLQGQTVSMANDLERNRALYSLDRTGFADLMTRQARGRGLLGAFLVERDGSVIVQADIATEKPLPAIPQDALEKAAAGQPTLIPPGVTNLVGAIIKLDAIQGTFLYTVRAVDPKVMGAMRMMEENATEYRSMEANRFSLQVAFAVLYIGFALIVLLAAIWTAIAVADRIVRPIRLLITAADSVASGNMDIVVPVHAVDGDVANLSRTFNKMISEIRTQRDEILEAKDEVDDRRRFIEAVLSGVTAAVIGVEQDRRIAIVNSSAETLMSLSADEMLGKQLVDIAPEVDHVLTEAAVRYRGDFRKQIALVRGGTVRTLSVQVTREEVRDMSESYVITLDDITDLVIAQRSTAWGDVARRIAHEIKNPLTPIQLSAERIQRRYGKQIDPDDRTVFDQCTDTIIRQVGDIGRMVDEFSAFARMPKPTKEPSDLRNILRDAIFLREMGNHHVTFEQDFGDQPLEGLFDSRMLGQAFGNLIKNAVESIEAVPSDERDERKVLVRAALDTGRDRFTVDVIDNGRGLPVENRHSILEPYMTMREKGTGLGLAIVKKIIEEHGGQLELHDAPADFDRGRGAMIRVHLPRLDPTPAAPAANDKESVYGL
- the ntrX gene encoding nitrogen assimilation response regulator NtrX: MASDILVVDDEHDIREIVSGILSDEGHETRTAHDSDSALAAISDRVPRLIFLDIWMQGSKLDGLSLLDEIRTRHPELPVVMISGHGNIETAVSAIKRGAFDFIEKPFKADRLILIAERALENSKLKREVSDLKRRTGDALELIGTSVAVSQLRQTIEKVAPTNSRIMILGASGSGKELVARMIHKKSSRANGPFVAINAANITPERMEVALFGTEGTPGQARKIGALEEAHRGILYLDEVGEMPRETQNKILRVLVDQQFERVGGSKRVKVDVRIISSTAYNLESRIAEGWFREDLYHRLAVVPVRVPALAERREDIPFLVDQLMRQISEQAGIRPRRIGDDAMAVLQAHDWPGNIRQLRNNIERLMILARTDGPDAPITADMLPTDLGDMLPKVSAKNDYHIMTLPLREAREMFEKDYLIAQINRFGGNISRTAEFVGMERSALHRKLKSLGV
- a CDS encoding D-amino-acid transaminase, which codes for MPRIAYVNGRYVKHSDASVHIEDRGYQFADGVYEVCEVRHGYIVDLTRHLNRLDRSLGELRIARPMGRAALTQVIRETLRRNHVRNGLFYMQVTRGVARRDHVFPAEGTPPSLVITAKSTDARIIAAKNANGIKAITLVDNRWDRVDIKSVGLLPNAMARQQAKEAGAQEAIYVDGDGMVKEGAATNVWIVDPDGTLVTRPAEHGILRGITRTTLMDVAAKLELKIAERSFSVSEMLAAREVFLTAATSICFPVVSVDGQVIANGHPGSVSQKVREAFFDVAEKIAI
- the hfq gene encoding RNA chaperone Hfq — encoded protein: MAERSQNLQDLFLNTVRKQKISLTIFLINGVKLTGVVTSFDNFCVLLRRDGHSQLVYKHAISTIMPGQPMQMFESEEAAS